One region of Acanthopagrus latus isolate v.2019 chromosome 24, fAcaLat1.1, whole genome shotgun sequence genomic DNA includes:
- the atp1b1b gene encoding sodium/potassium-transporting ATPase subunit beta-1b encodes MPSNKDDGGWKSFLWNSEKGELMGRTGGSWFKILVFYIIFYGCLAGIFIGTIQAMLLTLSAYKPTWQDRVAPPGLTHTPKSDKAEVAFNLNDVETYVPYTKALKEFLTKYDDEFQRDQMKFEDCGDEPGEYKNRGDLESDVGVRKACRFPRSLLGPCSGIEDREFGFKEGKPCFIVKLNRIVNFRPKPPASNESIPEEAQPKVQPNIIPIHCTNKKEEDAGKIGEIKYHGIGGGFPLQYYPYYGKLLHPQYLQPLVALQFTNLTLNTELRIECKVYGENIHYSEKDRYQGRFDVKIQVNSL; translated from the exons ATGCCTTCCAACAAGGACGATGGCGGGTGGAAGAGTTTTCTGTGGAATTCGGAGAAGGGGGAGCTGATGGGTCGGACCGGAGGCAGCTGGT TCAAAATTCTAGTGTTCTATATCATCTTCTACGGGTGCCTGGCGGGGATCTTCATCGGAACCATCCAAGCCATGCTGCTCACCCTGAGCGCCTACAAGCCCACCTGGCAGGACAGAGTTGCACCCCCTG GCCTTACACACACCCCCAAATCAGACAAAGCTGAAGTGGCCTTCAACCTCAACGACGTGGAGACCTACGTGCCTTACACCAAGGCCTTGAAGGAGTTCCTGACCAAGTACGACGACGAATTCCAGAGGGACCAGATGAAGTTCGAGGACTGCGGAG ATGAGCCTGGAGAGTACAAGAACCGCGGCGACTTGGAGAGCGACGTGGGCGTCAGGAAGGCCTGCCGCTTCCCCAGGTCCCTGCTGGGGCCCTGCTCCGGCATCGAGGACCGCGAGTTTGGCTTCAAGGAAGGCAAGCCCTGCTTCATCGTCAAGCTCAACAGGATCGTCAACTTCCGTCCAAAG CCTCCTGCCTCCAACGAAAGCATCCCTGAGGAGGCTCAACCCAAGGTGCAGCCCAACATCATCCCTATCCACTGCACCAACAAG AAAGAGGAGGACGCTGGTAAAATCGGGGAGATCAAGTACCACGGTATCGGCGGCGGCTTCCCCCTGCAGTATTACCCCTACTACGGCAAGCTGCTGCACCCTCAGTACTTGCAGCCGCTGGTGGCGCTGCAGTTCACCAACCTGACCCTGAACACTGAACTGCGCATCGAGTGCAAAGTGTACGGCGAGAACATACACTACAGCGAAAAGGACCGCTACCAGGGACGCTTCGACGTCAAGATCCAGGTTAACAGTTTATGA
- the LOC119015431 gene encoding cyclic nucleotide-gated channel cone photoreceptor subunit alpha-like encodes MMESETSTVGTGRLSRLSHMMRLGRSSVGPSESGLSSRNTEENMRSGSSDGRGPLAAQNMNNSNNNDGKKDDKKDDKKDEKKDDKKDDKKDEKKDDKKDEKKDVKKDDKKDDKKDDKKDAKKEEPKEVWIMDPNTDTYYYWLCTIAIPVFYNLMLLPARACFNELQSTNTTLWMVLDYLSDFFYYLDTFVRARTGFLEQGLLVKDEKVLKEKYMKTRQFKLDVLSILPTDIIFFHIGINNPEWRFNRLFRLGRLFEFFDRTETRTNFPNIFRIGNLVLYIIIIIHWNACLYFAISKVLGFGSDTWVYPAGKNPEYDRLARQYIYCFYWSTLTLTTIGETPPPVRDIEYFFVVADFLTGVLIFATIVGNVGAMISNMNAGRVEFQAKIDSIKQYMQFRKVTKDLEARVVKWFDYLWTEEKTCDEKLVLKNLPDKLKAEIAINVHLETLRKVRIFQDCEAGLLIELVLKLQPQVFSPGDYICKKGDIGREMYIIKEGKLAVVADDGVTQFVVLSDGAYFGEISILGIKGSKAGNRRTANIRSVGYSDLFALSKDDLMEALFEYPDAKVALEEKGRAILMKDNLIDESLVAAVDAKDLEDKVNQVEASLDIMSAKFRKMAAQYESSQRKLKQRLTNMSNEVRTLKFDNE; translated from the exons ATGATGGAGAGCGAGACATCTACAGTGGGGACAGGACGGCTGTCCAG GTTGTCACATATGATGCGCCTTGGAAGGAGCAGTGTCGGCCCTTCAGAGTCTGGCCTCAGCAGCCggaacacagaggagaacatgAGGAGCGGGAGCAG TGATGGTCGGGGGCCGCTGGCTGCACAGAACATGAACAACTCTAACAACAATGACGG CAAAAAAGATGACAAGAAGGATGATAAGAAGGACGAGAAGAAGGATGACAAGAAGGACGACAAGAAAGACGAGAAAAAGGACGACAAGAAGGACGAGAAAAAGGACGTGAAGAAGGATGACAAGAAAGATGACAAGAAGGACGATAAAAAAGATGCGAAAAAAGAAGAACC AAAAGAGGTGTGGATCATGGACCCCAACACGGACACGTACTATTACTGGCTGTGCACAATAGCCATCCCAGTATTCTACAACCTGATGTTGCTGCCGGCCAG GGCTTGTTTCAACGAACTGCAGtctacaaacacaacactgtggaTGGTTTTGGACTACCTTTCCGATTTCTTCTACTATCTTGATACCTTTGTGAGAGCGAGGACAG GTTTCCTGGAGCAAGGGCTGCTTGTGAAGGATGAAAAGGTGCTGAAAGAAAAGTACATGAAGACGCGGCAGTTTAAATTAGACGTCCTGTCGATACTTCCAACCGATATCATATTCTTCCACATTGGAATCAACAACCCAGAGTGGAGGTTCAACCGTCTCTTTAGGTTAGGCCGGCTCTTTGAGTTCTTTGACCGGACTGAAACGCGAACCAATTTCCCCAACATCTTCCGAATTGGTAATCTTGtactttacatcatcatcatcatccactgGAACGCCTGCCTCTACTTTGCCATCTCCAAAGTGCTCGGCTTTGGCTCAGACACGTGGGTTTATCCAGCCGGGAAGAATCCAGAATATGACCGCCTGGCCAGGCAGTACATCTACTGCTTTTACTGGTCCACCCTCACCCTGACCACCATTGGTGAGACACCACCCCCGGTCCGGGACATTGAGTACTTTTTTGTGGTCGCCGACTTCCTCACTGGGGTTCTGATCTTTGCTACGATTGTTGGCAACGTCGGTGCCATGATTTCCAACATGAATGCCGGACGTGTAGAGTTCCAGGCCAAGATTGACTCCATCAAGCAATACATGCAATTTCGAAAGGTCACCAAAGACCTGGAGGCAAGGGTTGTGAAGTGGTTCGACTACCTgtggacagaggagaaaacctgCGATGAGAAGCTGGTGCTGAAGAACCTACCAGACAAACTGAAGGCGGAGATAGCCATCAACGTGCATTTAGAGACCCTAAGAAAAGTGCGCATCTTTCAAGACTGTGAAGCAGGTTTGCTTATCGAGTTGGTCCTAAAGCTTCAGCCTCAAGTTTTCAGCCCTGGCGACTACATCTGTAAGAAGGGAGACATCGGCAGGGAAATGTATATCATTAAAGAAGGAAAGCTGGCTGTCGTAGCAGATGACGGAGTTACCCAGTTCGTGGTCCTCAGCGATGGGGCGTACTTTGGAGAAATCAGCATCCTCGGTATCAAGGGCAGCAAGGCGGGAAACCGAAGAACAGCCAACATCCGAAGTGTGGGCTATTCTGATCTTTTTGCCCTGTCCAAAGACGATCTGATGGAGGCGCTCTTTGAGTACCCTGATGCGAAAGTTGCGCTGGAGGAGAAGGGTAGGGCCATCCTGATGAAAGATAACCTCATAGACGAGTCGCTGGTCGCTGCAGTTGACGCCAAAGACTTGGAGGATAAGGTCAACCAGGTTGAGGCCAGTTTGGATATCATGTCAGCCAAATTTCGAAAGATGGCAGCCCAGTATGAATCATCTCAGCGTAAACTCAAGCAGCGGCTTACTAACATGTCGAATGAGGTCCGAACCCTCAAGTTCGACAATGAATAG